One genomic region from Quercus robur chromosome 4, dhQueRobu3.1, whole genome shotgun sequence encodes:
- the LOC126724107 gene encoding glutathione S-transferase T3-like, with the protein MSVQDSPSEAEIVTPAKKSKRGGNFSVEEDKLLVLAWLNTSVDAVHHGGNNDQNNKAPFYTKIAKYFHDHKKDSTRTVVSLTSRWGVINRETSKFCEVFAKVEAKNPNATAEQMKIDAKDLFKEIYKCNFQFEHCWLLLKNLPKWTLNKPRENLRKELPQTPDSIEQDQAGRDDVLLDDTMDFQRPIGRKVEKPNRKRKDTDKEVAEYLKKKMKFLEESCAQEKEILRIKTEKFRLEELRENERINIEKERLRIERIKEDERIMMVDTSAMSESQKLFYHELQKEILARRTLSK; encoded by the exons ATGTCTGTACAAGATTCTCCATCCGAGGCTGAAATTGTCACTCCTGCTAAGAAATCAAAACGGGGTGGCAATTTCAGTGTAGAGGAAGACAAGCTCCTTGTGTTGGCGTGGCTTAATACTAGCGTCGATGCCGTGCATCATGGTGGTAATAATGACCAAAACAACAAAGCTCCATTTTATACAAAAATCGCCAAATACTTCCATGATCACAAGAAGGATTCTACGCGTACTGTTGTCTCCCTAACGAGTCGATGGGGTGTGATTAATAGGGAGACGAGTAAGTTTTGTGAGGTGTTTGCTAAAGTTGAAGCAAAGAATCCAAATGCTACTGCCGAACAAATGAAG attgACGCCAAGGACTTGTTTAAAGAAATATACAAGTGCAATTTTCAATTCGAACATTGTTGGCTGTTGTTGAAGAATTTACCAAAGTGGACACTCAATAAGCCTAGGGAAAATTTGAGAAAAGAATTGCCTCAAACTCCGGATTCAATAGAGCAAGATCAAGCTGGGAGGGATGATGTCTTGCTTGATGACACTATGGATTTTCAGAGACCAATAGGTAGGAAGGTTGAAAAGCCCAACCGAAAGAGAAAAGATACTGACAAAGAAGTTGCGGAAtatctgaaaaagaaaatgaaatttcttGAAGAATCGTGTGCACAAGAAAAAGAGATTCTTCGTATCAAAACGGAAAAATTTCGCTTGGAAGAGTTGAGGGAGAATGAAAGAATTAATATTGAAAAGGAAAGGCTTCGGATTGAAAGAATCAAGGAGGATGAGAGAATTATGATGGTTGATACAAGTGCCATGTCGGAATCACAAAAACTTTTTTATCATGAACTTCAAAAGGAAATCCTTGCAAGACGAACTTTGAGTAAATAG